One stretch of Flavobacteriales bacterium DNA includes these proteins:
- a CDS encoding endonuclease III, producing MTKAERVQFVIDTLEELYPQVPVPLDHTDPYTLLVAVLLSAQCTDKKVNEITPELFAMADNPKDMLRYEVAD from the coding sequence ATGACCAAAGCAGAGCGCGTACAATTCGTCATCGACACCTTGGAGGAACTCTATCCACAGGTTCCCGTCCCGCTGGATCACACCGATCCCTATACCTTGCTGGTGGCCGTACTGCTTTCTGCCCAGTGTACCGATAAGAAAGTGAATGAGATCACCCCAGAACTCTTTGCCATGGCCGACAATCCCAAGGATATGCTGCGTTACGAAGTGGCAGATAT